The DNA window TAACAAGCCATTGGCAAAAGAGTCTTCTTCTGCTGACGAGAAATCTCCTAGTACCCCCGGAACAAACCGGGACACTGAGTCGATTAACGTCATGGCTGGTATCTCACCACCCGTCATCACAAAATCCCCAATCGACCATTCTTCGTCGACTTCAGATTGAATGATGCGCTCATCTACCCCTTCGTAGCGGCCACAGATGAGAAGTAAATTCTCGTTTGTTGCCAGCTCTTCAACTCCGTGCTGGTCTAGCTTACGACCTTGAGGAGAGAGGTAAATGACTTTCGTCTTACCCGGTGAGGCTTTCTTGGCAGCATGAATGGCGTCGCGCAAAGGCTGAACCATCATTAACATACCAGGACCACCACCGTAAGGTCGGTCATCGACAGTACGATGTTTGTCGTGAGTGAAATCACGAGGATTCCAAGTCTCAATCGACAAAAGACCTTTTTTAACCGCTTGACCTGTTACTCCAAAATCAGTAACAGAACGGAACATTTCAGGAAACAGGCTAATAACGCCAACCCACATGTTTATCTCGCTCTGTATTTTTGGAGATTAGAATCCAGGATCCCAGTCAACTTCGATCCGTTGAGCTTCGCGATCAACATTAATGATCACTTGCTCTTCAAGGAACGGGATTAATCGTTCCTTTTGCCCGAAAGCATCTTTAAGATTTGCTTTAACCACCAGAACATCATTTGAGCCAGTTTCCAGCATGTCAGTAACGACACCCAGATCGTAACCTTTAGTAGTTACTACTTGCATCCCAAACAATTCACGCCAGTAGAATTCATCTTCTGACAATTCAGGTAGCACAGCAGGGTCAATAGCAATTTCAAAGTTAGTCATTAAATGCGCGTCTTCACGAACATCCATGCCTTCCAGCTTAGCCACCATACCTTTGTTATGGCGCTTCCAGCTTTCTACTTTGTACTCAACCCATGTGCCCTTTTGGTTAATATACCAAGGACTGTAATCGAAAATGCTTTCAGCATTGTCTGTGTAGGAAAAAACCTTAAGCCAACCTCGAATGCCGTAAGTAGCACCAAACTTGCCTACAACAATCTTTTCGTTGCTCATTGTTTCTTTACCTTTCATCGACATAAACTAGTTTCTACTTCTGACAGTAAAAATTAAGCCGCTTTTTGAGCGTCTTTAACTAGCTTAGCAACGCGGTCAGATAGAGACGCGCCTTGACCAACCCAGTGGTTAACGCGGTCTAGGTCTAGACGTAGACCTTCTTCTTGACCTTGAGCTGTTGGGTTAAAGAAACCAACTTTCTCGATGAAACGGCCAGTTGCAGCGTTGCGGCTGTCCGCTACTACGATTTGATAAAATGGACGCTTCTTAGCGCCGTGACGTGCCAAACGAATGGTTACCATGTCGTCCTCTTTGCTTTCTCAAAAATAAAATTAACCCCAAAAACCATTCAGTAATCTGAACAATCTGGGGTCTCGTGCCAAAATAAAGCTCCGGAATTTTACTCTTATACCGGAGCAATGCAAGGGGTTTAGTTACTTTTTCACCAACATAAATCGAATTTAAAGTTTGTGATGTAGCTAACACCCTGAATCTAAAGTACGCGCAATCGATTAACGACCGAATGGGTTGAAGCCACCGCCTCCGCCCATACCACCCATCATGCCCTGCATATTACGCATCATGCCTTTCATGCCGCCTTTCTGCATTTTCTTCATCATCTTCTGCATCTGGGTGAATTGTTTTAGAAGGCGGTTAACATCCTGTACCTGTACACCCGAACCAGCCGCGATACGCTTCTTACGCGAACCTTTGA is part of the Vibrio sp. B1FLJ16 genome and encodes:
- the trmD gene encoding tRNA (guanosine(37)-N1)-methyltransferase TrmD, translated to MWVGVISLFPEMFRSVTDFGVTGQAVKKGLLSIETWNPRDFTHDKHRTVDDRPYGGGPGMLMMVQPLRDAIHAAKKASPGKTKVIYLSPQGRKLDQHGVEELATNENLLLICGRYEGVDERIIQSEVDEEWSIGDFVMTGGEIPAMTLIDSVSRFVPGVLGDFSSAEEDSFANGLLDCPHYTRPEVLDGKEVPAVLMSGNHKDIRQWRLKQSLGRTWLRRPELLENLALTDEQEQLLAEFVNEHKAVNEHKAK
- the rimM gene encoding ribosome maturation factor RimM (Essential for efficient processing of 16S rRNA), whose translation is MSMKGKETMSNEKIVVGKFGATYGIRGWLKVFSYTDNAESIFDYSPWYINQKGTWVEYKVESWKRHNKGMVAKLEGMDVREDAHLMTNFEIAIDPAVLPELSEDEFYWRELFGMQVVTTKGYDLGVVTDMLETGSNDVLVVKANLKDAFGQKERLIPFLEEQVIINVDREAQRIEVDWDPGF
- the rpsP gene encoding 30S ribosomal protein S16; translated protein: MVTIRLARHGAKKRPFYQIVVADSRNAATGRFIEKVGFFNPTAQGQEEGLRLDLDRVNHWVGQGASLSDRVAKLVKDAQKAA